Genomic window (Rhizobium brockwellii):
GAAATCCTACTCGCCTACGAGCCGGTCTGGGCGATCGGCGAGAAGGGCATCCCGGCGACCGCAGATTATGCAGATGCGCGCCAGTCTGAAATCATCGCCGTTGCCGAAGCTGTGCTGGGCCGGAAGATCCCCTGCCTTTATGGCGGGTCGGTCAACCCGCAGAACTGCGAAGAACTGATCTTGAGCCCGCATATCGACGGGCTCTTCATCGGCCGTTCGGCCTGGAATGTCGAAGGTTACCTCGACATCCTGGCCAGATGCGCCGCCAAACTCTGAGGAGAAAGACAATGAAGCTTGCCATTGCAGGAGACAGCGCCGGCGAAGGCCTCGCCAAGGTTCTGGCCGACCATCTGAAGGACCGCTTCGACGTGTACGAAGTCTCGCGCACCAGCGCCGGTGCCGATCCTTTCTACGCCAACCTCTCGGACCGCGTTGCCTCAGGCGTCATCGACGGCACCTACGACAAGGCGATCCTCGTTTGTGGCACCGGCATCGGCGTCTGCATCTCGGCCAACAAGGTTCCGGGCATCCGCGCCGCCCTGACGCACGACACCTATTCTGCCGAGCGTGCCGCGCTTTCCAACAATGCGCAGATCATCACCATGGGAGCCCGCGTCATCGGAACGGAGCTTGCAAAGTCGATCGCTGATGCGTTTCTTGCCCAGACCTTCGACGAGAACGGCCGTTCTGCCGGTAACGTCAAGGCCATGGATGATCTCGACGCGAAGTACAGCGCCCGTTGAGGAATGCTGACGCTGATGCCGGGCCGGAGCGTGTTCGATGCAACTGAGGCCGCACCGGGACGACTGCTCGGCCCGATCCAGATCCGGCAGCGAATTCGGGACTTGGAATACGGGAGGCATCTCCGCGTTAAGTCTTTGAATTGAGATTCGTTTCGCCTCGGAACAATCGGCCGAATGATTCGGTTGAGTCGCGTTGTTGCCATCGAAGCGAAGAAGAAACAGATGAAAAAGCGGTACAGGGCAAAGCCCAAGACCAGCGAAAAGCAAGGGCCGGCACCGAGCAATGTCATCAGAATCATGAGTGCTCGGCGCAAGCCGGTCGAAGTGGAAAACCGATCGAGGAGGCGTCAGACTTAATCATGAAACGTCCGCGCCGCCCACTGCCCTTGCTCGACGAATCTCAGTCA
Coding sequences:
- the derI gene encoding D-erythrulose-4-phosphate isomerase produces the protein MKLAIAGDSAGEGLAKVLADHLKDRFDVYEVSRTSAGADPFYANLSDRVASGVIDGTYDKAILVCGTGIGVCISANKVPGIRAALTHDTYSAERAALSNNAQIITMGARVIGTELAKSIADAFLAQTFDENGRSAGNVKAMDDLDAKYSAR